The Ornithodoros turicata isolate Travis chromosome 7, ASM3712646v1, whole genome shotgun sequence genome includes a region encoding these proteins:
- the LOC135400741 gene encoding metabotropic glutamate receptor-like, with the protein MLSVSLVWALLWLEGLAMKAHVPGDIILGGLFPIHEKGSKSRCGKINKDRGIQRLEAMLFAIDRINEDPHLLNGIRLGTTILDTCSSDSYALNQSLEFIRASINTVDANAFECSDGASPKLRFSSKAISGVVGGSYSEVSLQVANLLRLFRIPQISPASTGTSLSDKTRYDFFARTVPPDTFQAVAMVAVVQKFNWSYVSLVTSEGQYGESGMNAFQREARAKNICIAVQEKVPHSATKDTFDQIYVNLMQKSNARGVVLFTRAEDSRGILAAAKRSNRSQYFSWIASDGWGKQEKLVEGLEDVAEGAITIELESRFIPDFDDYMKNLTVEANKRNPWFKEYWEDVFQCTVREEGDTSNSSLPTCSRNLRLDESVGYLQESKVQFVLDAVYAMAHALHSVWETLCQPKEELYCDAMRELDGGELYKEYLLNVTFEDMAGSVVRFDQKGDGLAPYRVYNYQRPWNSSRYEYRPVGRWLISDDLQLNLDEVMWGRRSREVPISICSHQCGVGEIKIVQAGDTCCWICNRCEPWQYVQDEFTCADCGDGRWPYPHKQSCYNLTLQYMRFDSLFAIVPMVIACLGIILTLCVMTIFILHNETPIVKASGRELSYLLLSGILICYLMTFVLLLMPTPASCASQRFGVGLGFAIIYSALLTKTNRISRIFDSARRSARRPSFISPKSQVVISLMLISVQVVATVVWFVVEPPSVRREHPEGKRNEVILKCKIKDSSFLVSLVYNMILICTCTVYAIKTRKIPENFNESKFIGFTMYTTCIIWLAFVPIYFGTVNSFQIQITTLCVSISLSAYVALFCLFSPKIYIILCHPDKNVRKLTMNSATYKKAPTSSTCGTSANHGTCATGSSAEQLKMTIARRPTTGIPVEGEEKDSLASV; encoded by the exons ATGCTGAGCGTGTCCTTGGTGTGGGCCCTGCTGTGGCTGGAAGGGCTGGCCATGAAAGCCCACGTTCCGGGAGACATCATCCTGGGCGGCCTGTTCCCCATCCACGAGAAGGGCTCCAAGAGCCGCTGCGGCAAGATCAACAAGGACCGCGGAATCCAGAGGCTCGAGGCCATGCTCTTTGCCATCGACCGCATCAACGAAGACCCTCATCTGCTGAACGGCATTCGCCTTGGGACCACCATCCTGGACACCTGCTCCAGCGACAGCTACGCCCTCAACCAATCGCTCGAGTTCATCCGAGCCTCTATCAACACGGTCGACGCCAACGCCTTCGAGTGCTCTGATGGAGCCTCTCCCAAGTTGCGGTTCAGCAGCAAGGCCATCAGCGGCGTCGTTGGTGGCTCTTACAGTGAGGTATCTCTTCAGGTGGCAAACTTGCTCCGCCTCTTCCGCATCCCGCAGATCAGTCCGGCCTCGACCGGCACTTCGCTCAGTGATAAGACGCGCTATGACTTTTTCGCCAGGACAGTACCCCCGGACACCTTCCAAGCTGTGGCTATGGTGGCTGTGGTGCAGAAGTTCAACTGGTCTTATGTTTCTCTAGTGACTTCGGAAGGTCAATACGGGGAGTCCGGAATGAACGCTTTTCAGCGGGAGGCACGTGCTAAGAACATCTGCATAGCTGTTCAAGAAAAAGTTCCCCATTCCGCCACTAAAGACACGTTCGACCAGATATATGTGAACTTAATGCAAAAGTCGAACGCCAGAGGGGTGGTGCTGTTCACTCGTGCTGAAGACTCACGTGGTATCCTGGCGGCTGCCAAACGTTCAAACAGGAGCCAGTATTTTTCGTGGATCGCGAGTGATGGGTGGGGAAAACAGGAGAAACTAGTCGAGGGGTTGGAGGATGTAGCTGAGGGTGCAATTACGATAGAGCTCGAGTCGCGCTTCATACCAGACTTCGATGACTATATGAAGAACCTTACGGTAGAGGCTAACAAAAGGAACCCTTGGTTCAAGGAGTACTGGGAAGATGTGTTTCAGTGCACAGTGCGGGAAGAAGGGGACACGTCGAACAGCTCGCTGCCGACATGTTCCAGGAACCTACGCCTGGATGAGTCGGTGGGCTACCTCCAGGAAAGCAAAGTGCAATTTGTGCTAGACGCTGTGTATGCCATGGCGCATGCGCTACACAGTGTGTGGGAAACGTTGTGTCAGCCTAAAGAAGAGCTTTATTGTGATGCCATGCGTGAGCTGGATGGAGGAGAACTCTACAAGGAGTATTTACTTAACGTTACGTTTGAAG ACATGGCCGGCAGCGTGGTGCGCTTCGATCAAAAGGGCGACGGCCTGGCACCGTATCGCGTCTACAACTACCAGCGGCCTTGGAACAGCTCACGCTACGAATACCGCCCGGTCGGACGTTGGCTCATCTCGGACGATCTTCAACTGAACCTAGACGAAGTGATGTGGGGTCGACGCAGCAGAGAAGTGCCCATCTCCATCTGCAGCCACCAATGCGGCGTCGGCGAAATCAAGATCGTCCAGGCTGGTGACACGTGCTGCTGGATCTGCAACCGCTGCGAACCCTGGCAGTACGTACAGGACGAATTCACGTGTGCCGACTGCGGGGACGGTCGATGGCCCTACCCGCACAAACAGAGCTGCTACAACTTGACGCTTCAGTACATGCGTTTTGACTCATTGTTCGCCATTGTCCCCATGGTGATCGCCTGCTTGGGCATCATCCTCACCCTGTGCGTGATGACTATCTTCATCCTCCACAACGAGACGCCCATCGTGAAGGCGTCTGGCCGGGAACTCAGTTATCTCTTGCTGTCGGGTATCCTCATCTGCTACCTGATGACTTTCGTGTTGCTGTTGATGCCGACGCCGGCGTCGTGCGCATCGCAGCGGTTCGGCGTCGGCCTGGGATTCGCCATCATCTACAGTGCGCTGTTGACGAAGACGAACCGAATCTCTCGCATCTTCGACAGTGCGCGTCGTTCGGCGAGACGGCCGTCCTTCATCAGTCCCAAGTCGCAAGTTGTGATCTCGCTCATGCTCATATCGGTGCAGGTGGTGGCAACGGTGGTGTGGTTTGTGGTGGAGCCTCCGAGTGTGCGGCGCGAACACCCGGAAGGAAAACGGAATGAGGTGATTCTCAAGTGCAAGATCAAGGACTCCAGTTTCTTGGTATCGCTCGTGTACAACATGATCCTCATCTGTACGTGTACAGTGTATGCAATCAAGACGCGCAAGATTCCTGAGAACTTCAACGAATCAAAGTTTATCGGCTTCACCATGTACACGACGTGCATCATCTGGCTAGCCTTTGTGCCAATCTACTTTGGCACGGTTAACTCCTTCCAG ATCCAGATCACGACGCTGTGCGTTTCTATCTCCCTGAGTGCCTATGTGGCGTTGTTCTGCCTCTTCTCGCCGAAGATCTACATCATCCTCTGCCACCCAGACAAGAACGTGCGAAAGCTAACCATGAACAGCGCCACCTACAAAAAAGCGCCCACTAGCAGCACCTGCGGTACCTCCGCCAACCACGGCACCTGCGCCACAG